The Cloeon dipterum chromosome X, ieCloDipt1.1, whole genome shotgun sequence genome includes a window with the following:
- the pasi1 gene encoding uncharacterized protein pasi1: MPMLTTCWSPFIWNNNVKTGSYAVAFYTVATSIIIITWTSFEMSGGDSSHFYMPLFETDVEDTMQLYGGLLIFFFLLMVVFSVLMVKGIKVNNRGYILPWLFGMAFLIILQFLHGVWLIYGYYIYLQTVVACLVLYFWMGYNIYCWFCVHSYYAILREMQSPNIVLLYP, translated from the exons ATGCCGATGCTGACTACTTGCTGGTCTCCGTTCATATGGAACAATAATGTGAAAACAGGCAGTTACGCTGTCGCATTCTACACAGTG GCGACAAGCATTATAATCATCACATGGACCAGTTTCGAGATGAGTGGTGGAGACTCAAGCCACTTTTATATGCCTCTCTTTGAAACTGACGTAGAAGATA CCATGCAACTCTACGGTGGACTGCTCATCTTCTTCTTCCTGCTGATGGTCGTTTTTAGCGTACTGATGGTTAAAGGGATTAAAGTCAACAACAGAGGCTACATCCTGCCCTGGTTGTTTGGCATGGCATTTTTGATCATCCTGCAATTTTTGCACGGTGTCTGGCTAATTTACGGTTATTACATCTAT CTTCAAACTGTGGTAGCGTGCCTGGTACTATATTTTTGGATGGGTTACAAc atttacTGCTGGTTTTGTGTCCACTCCTACTACGCTATCCTCAGAGAAATGCAGTCGCCGAACATTGTTCTCTTGTACCCATAG
- the RpL6 gene encoding large ribosomal subunit protein eL6: MADKGAKVVPKAEGKAPEKQKRTNRPRNYNLGNGVYRFSRSRMYHKKALWKFVGKKTTKPEKPKKPTHVEKPIKGDNNGGKRLVLLKKRKAYYPTVDGIKKKASKKLFSKHVRNIRSTLQPGTVLILLAGVHRGKRVVLLKTLRSGLLLVTGPFKVNACPLRRVHQRFVIATSLRLDVSTVKIPLRVNDVYFKRQKKTQPKKDEGEIFDVKKETYKASDVRKEDQEIVDKQLLDVIRKNSEKKSIFAYLGSMFGLRSGQLPHKMKF, translated from the exons ATGGCAGATAAGGGTGCCAAGGTGGTGCCAAAGGCAGAGGGCAAGGCGCCCGAAAAGCAGAAGCGCACCAACAGGCCGCGCAACTACAACCTTGGCAATGGTGTTTACCGGTTCAGCCGTAGCCGCATGTACCACAAGAAGGCCCTGTGGAAGTTCGTCGGCAAGAAGACTACTAAGCCAGAGAAGCCCAAGAAGCCCACCCACGTGGAAAAGCCCATCAAGGGCGACAACAACGGTGGCAAGCGTCTTGTGCTGCTGAAGAAGCGAAAGGCTTACTACCCAACCGTGGACGGCATCAAGAAGAAGGCGTCCAAGAAGCTGTTCAGCAAGCACGTTCGCAACATCAGGAGCACCCTGCAGCCTGGCACTGTTCTCATCCTGCTCGCCGGTGTCCACAGAGGGAAGCGTGTTGTGCTCCTCAAAACCCTACGAAGCGGTCTCCTCCTTGTGACAG GTCCCTTCAAGGTCAATGCCTGCCCTCTTCGCAGGGTTCACCAGAGGTTTGTCATCGCCACCAGTTTGAGGCTGGACGTATCCACGGTGAAGATCCCCCTCCGCGTGAATGATGTCTACTTCAAGAGGCAAAAGAAAACTCAGCCCAAGAAGGATGAAGGAGAAATTTTTGATGTCAAGAAAGAG actTACAAGGCTTCTGACGTCCGAAAAGAGGATCAAGAAATTGTGGACAAACAGCTCTTGGATGTTATCCGCAAGAACTCAGAGAAGAAGAGCATATTCGCGTATCTGGGTTCTATGTTCGGTTTGAGATCAGGACAGCTTCCTCACAAGATGAAGTTCTGA
- the DhpD gene encoding guanine deaminase has product MAMATRAFVGLIVHSLGNPDQLDVHENAVLVVKDGKIACLEPEERLPELIEQYQISEANIVKMTKGQFVMPGLVDTHVHAPQYPNVGLGYDKTLLEWLDTYTFPLEASYSDAAFAEKVYQAVVRRTLKAGTTTACYFATIHKDSTLVLARQCAAQGQRALVGKVNMNANSPDNYIETTEASVRDTEGFIQEIRALGVARVQPVITPRFAISCDANLMLQLGEIAQKLDVHIQTHISENKGEIEFVKELFPDCKNYAEVYEKAKLLTKKTVLAHGVYLLDEELQLLSKIGTSVSHCPNSNTSLQSGMCDVKRLLKYNVKVGLGTDMSGGYGHSIMDAMRQALSVSTCISFNKENYKPLDFQQVIHLATLGGAEALALDEITGNFAVGKEFDALLVDMNAGPSDLIKDYSALELLQKFVYLADDRNVKQVYVAGTLAQL; this is encoded by the exons ATGGCGATGGCTACGCGCGCCTTTGTAGGGCTAATCGTCCATTCCCTTGGGAACCCGGACCAACTGGACGTTCACGAGAATGCGGTATTAGTCGTCAAGGATGGAAAG ATCGCCTGCCTCGAGCCGGAAGAGCGGCTCCCTGAGCTGATCGAGCAATATCAAATTTCCGAGGCAAACATCGTGAAAATGACCAAAGG CCAGTTTGTGATGCCGGGCCTGGTTGACACGCATGTCCACGCTCCTCAGTACCCAAATGTGGGTCTTGGCTACGACAAAACGCTGCTTGAGTGGCTGGATACGTACACGTTCCCCCTTGAGGCGAGCTACTCGGATGCGGCGTTCGCTGAAAAAGTATACCAGGCGGTCGTG AGGAGGACCCTGAAAGCGGGAACAACGACCGCCTGCTACTTCGCCACCATCCACAAGGACAGCACTTTGGTCCTGGCGAGGCAGTGCGCTGCGCAGGGGCAGCGGGCGCTTGTCGGAAAAGTTAATATGAACGCCAACAGCCCGGATAATTACATCGAAACAACTGAGGCGTCCGTCAGAGACACGGAGGGCTTCATCCAGGAGATCAGGGCTCTGGGCGTCGCCAGGGTGCAGCCTGTCATCACGCCGCGCTTTGCCATCAGCTGCGACGCCAACCTCATGCTGCAACTCGGTGAGATTGCACAAAAACTCGATGTGCACATTCAG ACCCATATTTCCGAGAACAAGGGAGAGATTGAATTTGTCAAAGAACTGTTTCCCGACTGCAAAAATTACGCCGAGGTGTATGAAAAAGCAAAGCTGCTCAccaaaaag acTGTTCTGGCACACGGAGTGTATCTCTTGGACGAAGAGCTCCAGCTGCTGTCCAAAATTGGCACTTCCGTGTCCCACTGTCCCAATTCAAACACGAGCCTTCAGAGCGGAATGTGCGACGTGAAGAGACTCTTGAAATATAACGTGAAAGTTGGTCTCGGCACAG acATGTCTGGTGGCTACGGACACTCGATCATGGACGCTATGCGTCAGGCACTGTCCGTGTCAACATGCATCTCCTTTAACAAGGAAAACTACAAGCCCCTCGACTTCCAGCAAGTAATTCACCTTGCAACCCTGGGAGGAGCTGAAG cattgGCTCTGGACGAGATAACCGGGAACTTTGCCGTTGGAAAGGAATTTGACGCCCTTTTGGTGGACATGAACGCGGGCCCTTCTGACCTCATTAAAGACTACTCAGCCTTGGAACTGCTGCAAAAATTTGTCTACCTGGCAGATGACAGGAATGTTAAACAGGTGTACGTAGCTGGGACTCTAGCTCAATTGTAA